The Notamacropus eugenii isolate mMacEug1 chromosome 4, mMacEug1.pri_v2, whole genome shotgun sequence DNA window AGGACGGACGCTCCACGCGGGGCTGTACTGGGGCTGGGGGCAAGGGGGAGAGGCTCTACAGACCCACCTGGGACCCAGTGGACCGTCTCCcagttcccccctcccccaggtaCACGCAAGGGCCTGAAGCTGGCTAAACTCGCCCCTCGCGAGGGTGACGGAGAAATGGGCGGCCCCGTCCCTTTAAACTCCGCAGCAGAGGCGGTCCCGCCCAGCCCCTAGCGATTGGTCCCGGCGGGAGGGGGATGGGTGGTGCGCAGGCGCCCTCCGACCTCGCCTCCTTGCGTCCGGGCCCCGCCcggccctcctcctcctcctgctcctgttGGTCTCCCGGGGACCGAAGCTGAGTTCTTAAAGGGCCAGCGCGCCTCTCCCCTTCTCTGCGCTCTGCGCAGCTGCTCTCAGGCGGGGGAGGGGCGCCCCCCGCCCCCGCCGAGCTCAGGTGCATTGTGGGAGGCCCCCCGCCAGGTTAGGGGCAGGGGGCGAGGGGGCGGAGCGCTGCAGTTTGGTAAAGTTAACTTTCGGTTCGGACTTCGGAAGTCCGGGGCTGGGGGTCGGGAGGAGCACGCTGGGGGAGGCTGCCCAGCCCCCGGCCGCCTCGTGGGCAGAGCTTCGCGCACTTGGCCCCTGGCGCGGCGATCTCCGGACCGGGCCCGGCCAGGGTGCGAGGAGCGTCCAGCCCGAAGGGGAAAGAAAGGCTGGGGTCCGAGGAGGTGGGCTCTCCCCGCCGGGCGCGGAGCAGGATGCGGGCCCACGTCATTGCATCCAGCGGGGCTCGCAGGCTTTGCTTGACCCTGTATTTCTCATGCTTTGGGAGGCATTTGGCAgataggggaaactgaggcccagggaggggaagagacttggtcaaggtcactcGGAGAaccagaactagaaaggactaAAGTTTCTTAAAGGAACAGGCCCTAGGAATTGGGAGCACCCTCTCTGGTCTGAGGAGGccgtgggagggagggggagggcgTGAACAGGGGGGAGGGGGTGCCCTAATGTCTCAATTTCATCCGGACCCCCAGAAGTGCCCTCCATGGAGCCAGAAGGGGCCGTGGCCAACCTAGGTCCCGAGGGCCAAGTCCAGGAGCCCCACACCCTCACTGCCTTTGGCTCGCAGCCCGAAGACCCAGCCCAGGACAGCTCGGATGGTTCGGAAATGGTGTTGTTGCGCCTCTATCCTTGTACCCCGGACTCGGGGAGTCCGGAACTGGATGGGGTCCTCACCACACCTCCCAGTACGTGCCTCCTTGGGGAGAGCTCTagtatggggtggggggggagaagATAGGTGGTACCTCTGGGactcttccccattttacagatgaggaaactgaggttcagaggagttcccgtgacttgcccagagtcacagagcgaTTCCATCTTCTGCGAATGCCTCCCTCTACCTCCCATGTATCCtctcaaaggagataacatttgtCAAGTATATAGCACAGTGCAGGGCACATAGGAGGCATAGGTATTTAATGAgtgttctccctttcccttttataTTTACCTCACCCTTAggtgctgtctcctccattagaatggacactccttgagagtaggaagtgtttttgcctttctttgtttcccatgcctggcattaataaatgcttgttgagtgactgaGCAAGAACCCAAACCCAGACCTTCTGACTGCCAGTCTGGTGTTCTTTCCTCCAGACTTCAGAAATCcaaattatcttttcttctcctatGATGGAGAAAGTGAACAAACAGTTCCCTCCTGACTTCTTTTTCTATCCCAGCAGGCAGTTCCCTGAAGCACTCCACCACCCTGACCAACCGGCAGAGGGGAAATGAGATTTCAGCCCTGCCTGCCACCCTGGACTGTGAGTATACCTCCTGGAGACTAAAGGTTGGACAAGAAGAGGGCAGGGTCATGGAGGGGAAGCCCTTCTGGAGGGAGTCAGACTCACTCCTAGAATTTTCAGCCAGCTGAATCCTTAGAATGTAGCATATAGAGTGTCTAAACTggggggaccttagagatcatttgttCCAATCTCAAatgtagagataaggaaactgagccccagacaGGGCAGGGGATATATTTAGGCTCACACAGCAAATCAGTGGCGAAATCAGAAACCCCTTCTCTTGATTCCCAGCCCTAGGGATTTTCTCCTGGCTTTATCTTTGCATTTTCAGAAGATGCCCCCTCCCTCCACCATGATATAGACACTTCCCTCTCATTGGAGTGCCTGGAATCCCCCTGTAATctgtgtctctttccctctcccctttgtaAACAACAGCTCTATCCATCCACCAGCTTGCCGCTCAGGGAGAACTGACTCAGCTGAAAGAATACCTTCTTAAAGGTATGTGGCTTTTGTCTCCCACCTGATCCTTGCAGTCCTCTCCTGATCCAGACTCTCCACCCTACTTCAT harbors:
- the RFXANK gene encoding DNA-binding protein RFXANK isoform X3; protein product: MGLRPFLALARTDAPRGAVLGLGARGRGSTDPPGTQWTVSQFPPPPEVPSMEPEGAVANLGPEGQVQEPHTLTAFGSQPEDPAQDSSDGSEMVLLRLYPCTPDSGSPELDGVLTTPPTGSSLKHSTTLTNRQRGNEISALPATLDSLSIHQLAAQGELTQLKEYLLKGDNLVNKPDERGFTPLIWASAFGEIETVRFLLEWGADPHILAKERESALSLASTGGYTDIVVMLLERDVDINSYDWNGGTPLLYAVRGNHVKCVEALLARGADLTTEADSGYTPMDLAVALGHKKVQQVMENHILKLFQNKLLPETE